The Burkholderia sp. NRF60-BP8 genomic sequence GCACCACGTCGGCCGGCACTTCGTCGATCCGGATGCGCACCGGCACGCGCTGCGCGAGGCGCACCCAGTTGAAGGTCGGGTTCACGTCCGCGACGAGGTCGCGGCTTTGCGGGTTGTCGCGATCGTAGATGCCGCGCGAAATGCTCTCGACGTGGCCCTTCATCACGCCGCCGCTCATCAGCCGCATCTCGGCCGGCGCGCCGATCTTCACGCGCGGCAGCTTGGTTTCCTCGAAGTAGCCGTAGACCCAGAACGAGTGGCTGTCGACGATCGCGAGCTTCGCCTGGCCGGCCACCGCATAGTTGCCCTTGAACGTCTGCAGGTTCGTGATGTAGCCGTCGACCGGCGCGACGACGCGCGTGCGTTCGAGGTTGAGCTTCGCGGCGTCGAGCGCGGCGACGGCCTGCTGGTACTGCGCATCGGCGCTCGACGCGCTGTGCACCGCGTTCTCGCGGTTTTCCTTCGACACGACGAGCGCGTCGAGGTCCGCGCGGCGGGCCGCGTCGTCGCGGCGCATCTGCAGTTCCGCACGACGGGCGGCCACCGCCGCCTGCGCCTGCTCGACCGCGATCCGGTAGTGCGACGGGTCGATCTGCATGATCAG encodes the following:
- a CDS encoding efflux RND transporter periplasmic adaptor subunit; amino-acid sequence: MMLRKLLGFVATAVILLVAILIGRSLWVHYMDDPWTRDGRVRAEIVNVAPDVSGAIVDLPVHDNQLVKKGDLIMQIDPSHYRIAVEQAQAAVAARRAELQMRRDDAARRADLDALVVSKENRENAVHSASSADAQYQQAVAALDAAKLNLERTRVVAPVDGYITNLQTFKGNYAVAGQAKLAIVDSHSFWVYGYFEETKLPRVKIGAPAEMRLMSGGVMKGHVESISRGIYDRDNPQSRDLVADVNPTFNWVRLAQRVPVRIRIDEVPADVVLSAGTTCTVIIDPDQRKKS